A genomic region of Microaerobacter geothermalis contains the following coding sequences:
- a CDS encoding AMP-binding protein: MIDKTLPQLLVEKAKTIGHKVALREKDYGIWQEWTWQSYLEEVKAFSMGLACMGFARGDKLAIVGDNRPEWVISELSAQSLGGVSVGIYQDSLPKEIAYVLNHSDAKFVVVEDQEQVDKLLEVEEEIPHIQKIIYYDPKGLRHYHHPRLMSFLEVKDLGETFSLEHPDYYIEQVELGKSSDVAILCYTSGTTGFPKGAMLTHQNLVNMGESLMSMDSVETDDEFLSFLPLAWIGEQMMAISASLVVGFTVNFPEEPTTVQENLREIGPHMIFSPPRIWEDMVSKIQVRIQDSSWIKRKLYELFMPYGMKRADAVLEKKKLSLWEKWMYRLGDYLIFSAIKDHLGLLRIKWAYTGGAALGPDISKFFHSLGVNLKQIYGQTEVAGIAVVHRDGDIKFDSVGVPIPGTEIKISEKGEILIKSPSVFVGYYKNETATEETIDNGWLRTGDAGFIDDDGHLMVIDRLKDVIRLHSGELFSPQFIENKLKFSPYIKEAVAIGQDRPYVVAMINIDMANVGRWAEVNQIAYTTYTDLSQKPEVLDLIQKEIVRINLELPEKARIKKFVLLYKELDADDEELTRTRKVRRAFVAEKYKPVIEGLYSASDEIHVEGKVRYRDGKETIIRTNLKVMDLDGEVA, translated from the coding sequence GTGATAGATAAAACATTGCCTCAGCTTTTAGTGGAAAAAGCAAAAACAATCGGACACAAGGTCGCTCTTAGAGAGAAGGATTATGGAATTTGGCAGGAATGGACTTGGCAATCATATTTGGAAGAAGTGAAAGCGTTTTCTATGGGATTGGCCTGTATGGGGTTTGCAAGAGGAGATAAATTGGCCATTGTGGGGGATAATCGTCCGGAATGGGTGATTTCAGAGTTGTCTGCCCAATCTTTGGGTGGTGTTTCCGTTGGAATTTATCAGGATTCGCTGCCAAAAGAGATTGCTTATGTTTTAAATCATTCCGATGCAAAATTTGTTGTCGTGGAGGATCAGGAGCAGGTTGATAAACTTCTGGAAGTTGAAGAAGAAATACCACACATTCAAAAAATTATTTACTATGATCCGAAAGGACTTCGGCATTATCATCATCCCCGGTTAATGAGTTTTTTAGAAGTGAAGGACCTGGGTGAGACGTTTTCTCTGGAGCATCCCGATTATTACATAGAGCAGGTTGAATTGGGGAAGTCATCAGATGTGGCCATCCTTTGTTATACATCAGGAACAACCGGATTTCCAAAGGGTGCTATGCTAACCCATCAGAACTTGGTGAACATGGGGGAAAGCCTCATGTCAATGGACTCTGTGGAGACAGATGATGAATTTTTATCCTTTCTTCCATTGGCATGGATTGGAGAACAAATGATGGCCATCTCTGCTTCATTAGTTGTTGGTTTTACCGTAAATTTCCCCGAAGAACCGACCACTGTGCAAGAAAACTTGAGGGAGATTGGTCCCCATATGATTTTTTCTCCTCCCCGCATTTGGGAAGATATGGTTTCAAAAATCCAGGTACGAATTCAGGATTCCAGTTGGATCAAAAGGAAATTGTATGAGCTGTTTATGCCCTACGGAATGAAAAGGGCAGATGCCGTTCTGGAAAAAAAGAAGTTATCCCTATGGGAAAAATGGATGTATCGGCTTGGAGATTATTTAATATTTTCAGCAATCAAGGACCATCTTGGACTGTTGAGGATTAAGTGGGCCTATACAGGAGGAGCTGCCCTTGGACCCGATATCAGCAAATTTTTTCATAGCCTTGGAGTGAACTTGAAACAAATCTATGGACAAACAGAGGTGGCAGGAATTGCCGTTGTCCATCGGGATGGAGATATTAAGTTTGACAGTGTGGGGGTCCCTATACCGGGAACGGAGATAAAAATTTCAGAAAAGGGGGAAATTTTAATCAAAAGCCCCAGCGTCTTTGTCGGATATTACAAAAATGAAACAGCAACAGAAGAGACGATCGATAACGGATGGCTTAGAACCGGAGATGCTGGTTTTATCGATGATGATGGTCATCTCATGGTGATAGACCGTCTAAAGGATGTGATTCGGCTTCACAGCGGTGAACTGTTTTCTCCCCAGTTTATTGAGAACAAATTAAAATTTAGCCCCTATATAAAAGAGGCGGTCGCCATTGGGCAGGATAGGCCTTATGTGGTTGCCATGATCAACATTGATATGGCCAATGTTGGAAGATGGGCAGAAGTGAATCAGATTGCCTATACAACCTATACAGATCTCTCTCAAAAACCGGAAGTGTTGGATTTGATACAAAAAGAGATTGTGCGGATAAACCTTGAATTGCCCGAAAAAGCAAGGATTAAGAAATTCGTTTTATTGTATAAAGAATTGGATGCTGATGATGAGGAGTTAACAAGAACAAGAAAGGTGAGAAGGGCATTTGTAGCCGAGAAGTATAAACCGGTAATAGAAGGGCTGTACAGCGCGTCTGATGAGATCCATGTGGAAGGAAAGGTAAGATACAGGGACGGAAAAGAAACGATTATTCGTACAAATCTAAAAGTGATGGATTTGGATGGGGAGGTGGCATAA
- a CDS encoding DUF1540 domain-containing protein, translated as MPEVKCSVSNCEYWGQGNNCVAPAIMVEIDRHANATYNEEFANIGVETSHQDMATSSADTCCHTFKPRR; from the coding sequence GTGCCTGAAGTAAAATGTAGTGTATCCAATTGTGAATATTGGGGACAAGGAAACAATTGTGTTGCACCTGCCATCATGGTTGAAATTGATCGGCATGCCAATGCAACATACAATGAAGAATTTGCCAATATTGGAGTAGAGACAAGTCACCAAGATATGGCGACTTCTTCTGCAGACACTTGTTGCCATACGTTTAAGCCCAGAAGGTAA
- a CDS encoding ABC transporter ATP-binding protein, with amino-acid sequence MLRIEEISLHFGGVAALSHVSFAVEKGEIFALIGPNGAGKTSMLNCISGLYHPSAGKIIFDGSDITKIPAYKRAEMGIARAFQNIELFKHMTVLENLMLGRHVRMKSGVISGGIYWGKTRKEEEENRYAVEEIIDFLEIEHIRNSPVGTLAYGLQKRVEVGRALALEPKLLLLDEPMAGMNAEEKEDMARFILDIHEEKNTTIVLIEHDMGVVMDLSHHVAVLDFGRLIGFGTPKEVQENPQVIEAYLGEEQVG; translated from the coding sequence TTGCTCAGAATAGAAGAAATTTCATTGCATTTTGGAGGGGTGGCAGCTTTAAGCCATGTCAGTTTTGCTGTAGAGAAAGGAGAAATATTTGCTCTCATTGGCCCCAATGGAGCGGGTAAAACAAGCATGTTAAATTGCATCAGCGGTTTATATCATCCGTCTGCTGGAAAAATAATTTTTGACGGATCAGATATTACGAAGATTCCGGCCTACAAACGCGCGGAAATGGGAATTGCCAGGGCATTCCAAAATATTGAATTGTTTAAGCACATGACAGTACTTGAGAATTTAATGTTAGGAAGACATGTTAGGATGAAATCGGGGGTTATTTCAGGGGGAATATATTGGGGAAAAACCCGTAAAGAAGAGGAAGAAAACAGATATGCGGTTGAGGAAATCATTGATTTTCTGGAAATTGAACATATTCGAAACTCACCTGTAGGAACATTGGCCTATGGATTGCAAAAAAGGGTTGAGGTTGGAAGAGCCCTCGCATTGGAACCTAAACTCCTATTATTGGATGAGCCTATGGCCGGGATGAATGCCGAAGAGAAGGAAGATATGGCCAGATTTATTTTAGACATCCATGAGGAAAAGAATACCACCATTGTTTTGATTGAGCATGATATGGGGGTAGTGATGGACTTGTCCCATCATGTGGCGGTACTTGATTTCGGAAGACTTATTGGTTTTGGAACACCGAAGGAGGTTCAGGAAAACCCTCAAGTGATCGAGGCATATCTGGGTGAAGAACAGGTTGGATAG